One genomic window of Ruficoccus amylovorans includes the following:
- a CDS encoding ABC transporter ATP-binding protein, with translation MTEPILSYCGVTKRYERGKPVLESLDLDVQEGDFVSIIGPSGCGKSTLLRLTAGLSPLSEGQIVFRDGEPARRNLGFIFQDATLLPWLDVRRNVEMPLKLASRPRAEREGAAREVLGLVGLRAVSDRFPRQLSGGMKMRVSLARGLVQKPSLLLLDEPFGALDAITRNQLNAELLALRGQSPFTALFVTHSVNEAVFLSNRIVVLSANPGRIAHTVEVPFAYPRAASLREDPAFHRLCAELMHALAEAAPAR, from the coding sequence ATGACAGAACCGATCCTGAGCTACTGCGGCGTCACCAAGCGCTACGAACGGGGCAAGCCCGTGCTCGAGAGCCTGGACCTGGACGTGCAGGAGGGAGATTTTGTGTCCATCATCGGCCCCAGCGGCTGCGGCAAGTCCACCCTGCTGCGCCTGACCGCCGGGCTCAGCCCTTTGTCAGAGGGGCAGATCGTCTTCCGCGACGGAGAACCGGCCCGGCGGAATCTGGGATTTATTTTTCAAGACGCGACGCTGCTGCCGTGGCTGGATGTCCGCCGCAACGTCGAGATGCCGCTCAAGCTGGCGAGCCGCCCCCGCGCCGAGCGAGAGGGAGCTGCTCGCGAGGTCCTTGGCCTGGTCGGGCTCCGGGCCGTCAGCGACCGCTTCCCGCGCCAGCTCTCCGGCGGGATGAAAATGCGCGTCTCGCTGGCCCGGGGATTGGTGCAAAAGCCCTCGCTCCTGCTGCTCGACGAGCCCTTCGGCGCGCTCGACGCCATCACCCGCAACCAGCTCAACGCCGAGCTGTTGGCCCTGCGCGGTCAGTCGCCTTTTACCGCGCTCTTCGTCACCCACTCAGTCAACGAGGCGGTCTTTCTCTCCAACCGCATCGTCGTGCTCTCCGCCAACCCCGGCCGCATCGCCCACACCGTCGAGGTGCCTTTCGCCTACCCGCGAGCGGCCTCCCTGCGCGAAGACCCGGCCTTTCACCGGCTGTGCGCCGAACTGATGCACGCGCTGGCCGAAGCCGCCCCCGCCCGATGA
- a CDS encoding ABC transporter permease, with protein MKRSLHWILPLGTGMVILGLWWAVTTIWAEQLIYFPGPWAVVEAVWSERAELLPATWKTLWMALAGFAAATAGGSILALALASTRPVRQSLYPWVLALQMVPVVIMIPIFQIWFSYDSVKTIVSMTFMISFFPIVANTTMGLVSTDRRLRELFLTWHARPWQEFLYLRIPFALPYFLTGLKIAAVLAPVGVITGDMLAGTSEGTSGLGFLLYKYRSEFRPDAVFAVALLSALLGFLFAAAIQALSWLLLHRWHDSATGKE; from the coding sequence ATGAAACGCTCCCTGCACTGGATTCTGCCACTGGGCACCGGAATGGTCATTCTGGGGCTGTGGTGGGCCGTCACCACGATTTGGGCGGAGCAGTTGATCTACTTTCCCGGCCCCTGGGCAGTGGTCGAAGCGGTCTGGAGCGAGCGGGCCGAACTGCTGCCGGCCACCTGGAAAACACTCTGGATGGCGCTGGCGGGCTTCGCGGCGGCTACGGCGGGCGGGAGCATCCTGGCACTGGCGCTGGCCTCGACCCGGCCCGTACGCCAATCGCTCTACCCCTGGGTGCTGGCCCTGCAAATGGTGCCCGTTGTCATCATGATCCCGATTTTCCAGATCTGGTTCTCCTACGACTCGGTTAAAACCATCGTCAGCATGACGTTCATGATCAGCTTCTTCCCCATCGTGGCCAACACGACGATGGGCCTGGTCTCGACCGACCGACGCCTACGCGAGCTATTCCTGACCTGGCACGCCCGCCCCTGGCAGGAGTTCCTGTATCTGCGCATTCCCTTCGCGTTGCCCTACTTCCTGACCGGTCTGAAAATCGCCGCCGTGCTCGCGCCGGTCGGGGTCATCACCGGCGACATGCTGGCCGGGACCTCCGAGGGCACCAGCGGCCTCGGCTTTCTCCTCTATAAATACCGCTCGGAGTTCCGTCCCGACGCGGTCTTCGCGGTCGCCCTGCTCTCGGCGCTGCTGGGCTTTCTCTTCGCCGCCGCCATCCAGGCCCTGAGCTGGCTGCTCCTGCACCGCTGGCACGACTCGGCCACCGGGAAAGAATAA
- the folK gene encoding 2-amino-4-hydroxy-6-hydroxymethyldihydropteridine diphosphokinase, producing MNAARQAILGLGSNLGDRAQLLASARRALAALPGTRLLGASPVYETEPVGYADQPLFLNQVAAVETTLAPRELLLACLQIEREHGRERDIPNGPRTLDIDLLFYADECLDEPGLVLPHPRWRERAFVVAPLADLLADGALAGEARWASLRREVLGLPRSEGVNRRDDIEL from the coding sequence ATGAACGCCGCCCGCCAGGCTATTCTCGGGCTGGGCTCGAATCTCGGCGACCGGGCGCAACTGTTGGCCTCGGCCCGCCGGGCGTTGGCTGCGCTGCCGGGCACGCGCTTGCTGGGGGCCTCGCCCGTGTACGAGACCGAGCCGGTCGGCTACGCGGACCAGCCGCTGTTTTTGAATCAGGTGGCGGCGGTGGAAACGACGCTCGCTCCGCGGGAGTTGCTGCTTGCCTGCCTGCAAATCGAGCGCGAACACGGCCGCGAGCGGGACATCCCCAACGGCCCGCGCACGCTCGACATCGACCTGCTGTTTTACGCTGACGAATGCCTCGACGAGCCGGGGCTGGTGCTGCCACATCCGCGTTGGCGGGAGCGGGCCTTTGTCGTCGCGCCGCTGGCGGACTTGCTGGCGGACGGGGCCTTGGCCGGGGAGGCGCGTTGGGCCAGCCTGCGGCGCGAGGTTCTCGGCCTGCCGCGTTCGGAGGGCGTTAACCGCCGGGACGACATTGAGCTCTAG
- the folB gene encoding dihydroneopterin aldolase: MDSIQIDGIEAFGFHGVYAHERENGQNFTAHAKLSLPLGKVGRSDALADTVNYVEVIAVVREVLSGPAFDTLEAVAETASALILERFPLVCAVELTVVKPEAPIENFGGRVSVTVVRERGE; the protein is encoded by the coding sequence ATGGACAGCATTCAGATCGACGGTATCGAGGCTTTCGGCTTCCACGGCGTGTACGCGCACGAGCGTGAGAACGGGCAAAACTTCACCGCGCACGCCAAGCTTTCCCTGCCCTTGGGTAAGGTCGGTCGCAGCGATGCGCTGGCCGACACGGTCAACTACGTCGAAGTGATCGCCGTCGTTCGCGAAGTGCTGAGCGGCCCGGCTTTCGACACGCTGGAGGCGGTGGCCGAGACAGCTTCGGCGCTGATTCTGGAACGTTTTCCGCTGGTCTGCGCGGTGGAATTGACCGTGGTCAAGCCCGAGGCCCCGATTGAGAACTTCGGAGGCCGGGTCTCGGTGACGGTCGTGCGGGAGCGCGGCGAATGA
- a CDS encoding dihydropteroate synthase yields the protein MSHLPLTWQSPHGRPLPSAGARTLLMGILNVTPDSFSDGGSFATVERALEQAALMAGAGADVIDVGGESTRPGAPPVVAAEEVGRILPVIEALRREFPDLPLSVDTYKAEVAEAAIHAGVDMINDIWGVRHGLDEQEWARWREAVRAGEPLVGLPLSPMAQAAGRLRCPVVLMHNRPAPIYDDFWEDVLLDLRVSLGQVRTAGLPVAQCWLDPGFGFGKKPPHNLEVLRRLERVCALGCPVLLGTSRKSTIGLVLDREIGEREDGTQVTHVWGVAQGCRMVRVHDVARARQTLLMADAIAAGLNFEK from the coding sequence ATGAGCCATCTTCCTCTTACCTGGCAAAGCCCGCACGGGCGTCCGCTGCCCTCGGCGGGCGCTCGGACGCTGCTGATGGGCATTCTCAATGTCACGCCCGACTCGTTTTCGGACGGTGGCAGTTTCGCTACCGTCGAGCGGGCGCTGGAGCAGGCGGCCCTCATGGCCGGGGCGGGGGCGGATGTGATCGACGTGGGCGGGGAGTCCACCCGTCCGGGCGCGCCGCCGGTCGTGGCGGCGGAGGAGGTCGGACGCATCCTTCCGGTGATCGAGGCCCTGCGCCGGGAGTTTCCCGACCTGCCGCTCTCGGTTGACACCTACAAGGCCGAGGTGGCCGAGGCGGCCATCCACGCCGGGGTGGACATGATTAACGACATCTGGGGCGTGCGTCACGGACTCGACGAGCAGGAGTGGGCGCGCTGGCGAGAGGCTGTGAGGGCCGGGGAGCCGCTGGTCGGGCTGCCCTTGTCACCGATGGCGCAGGCTGCTGGTCGGTTGCGGTGCCCGGTCGTCCTCATGCACAACCGGCCCGCGCCGATCTATGATGATTTTTGGGAAGACGTCCTCCTCGACCTGCGCGTGAGCCTCGGGCAGGTGCGGACGGCGGGACTTCCTGTCGCGCAGTGCTGGCTCGACCCGGGTTTCGGGTTTGGAAAAAAGCCCCCGCATAACCTCGAAGTGCTGCGGCGTCTGGAACGGGTCTGCGCGTTGGGTTGTCCGGTGCTACTGGGGACTTCGCGCAAGTCCACCATCGGGCTGGTGCTCGACCGCGAGATCGGCGAACGCGAGGACGGGACGCAGGTCACGCACGTCTGGGGCGTGGCGCAGGGCTGCCGGATGGTTCGCGTGCACGATGTGGCCCGCGCCCGCCAGACGCTGCTCATGGCCGATGCCATTGCGGCGGGCTTAAATTTCGAGAAATGA